A genomic segment from Rhizobium sp. NLR16a encodes:
- a CDS encoding electron transfer flavoprotein subunit beta/FixA family protein, which yields MKILVPVKRVVDYNVKIRVKPDGTGVELANVKMSMNPFDEISVEEALRLKEAGKAEEVVVVSIGPAKAEETLRTALAMGADRAILVETDDQVEPLAVAKILKAVADAEQPGLVIVGKQAIDDDSNQTGQMLAALLGSAQATFASKIEIGDGKAQVTREVDGGLQTIEIKLPAVITTDLRLNEPRYASLPNIMKAKKKPLDRQAPADFGVDTTPRLKVLKTEEPSGRKAGVKVKSVAELVDKLKNEAGVL from the coding sequence ATGAAGATTCTCGTGCCCGTCAAGCGGGTTGTCGACTACAACGTGAAGATCCGGGTGAAGCCGGATGGCACGGGTGTCGAGCTTGCCAATGTGAAGATGTCGATGAACCCGTTCGACGAGATCTCGGTGGAAGAAGCGCTGCGGCTGAAGGAGGCCGGCAAGGCGGAAGAAGTGGTGGTCGTGTCGATCGGCCCCGCCAAGGCCGAGGAGACGCTGCGGACGGCGCTCGCCATGGGCGCCGACCGGGCGATCCTGGTCGAGACCGACGATCAGGTCGAGCCGCTCGCCGTCGCCAAGATCCTGAAAGCGGTGGCTGATGCCGAGCAGCCGGGGCTTGTCATCGTCGGCAAGCAGGCGATCGACGACGATTCGAACCAGACCGGCCAGATGCTGGCGGCGCTGCTGGGCTCAGCCCAGGCAACCTTCGCCTCGAAGATCGAGATTGGGGACGGCAAGGCGCAGGTCACCCGCGAGGTCGATGGCGGCCTGCAGACGATCGAGATCAAGCTGCCGGCGGTCATCACCACCGATCTCAGACTGAACGAGCCGCGTTATGCCTCGCTGCCGAACATCATGAAGGCGAAGAAGAAGCCGCTCGACAGACAAGCTCCTGCCGATTTCGGCGTCGACACGACGCCGCGGCTGAAGGTGCTGAAGACCGAGGAGCCGTCCGGCCGCAAGGCCGGCGTCAAGGTCAAGTCGGTCGCCGAACTCGTCGACAAGCTGAAGAACGAAGCCGGCGTGCTGTAA
- a CDS encoding electron transfer flavoprotein subunit alpha/FixB family protein — MTILLLADHDGNHLSDQTAKALTAASQIGSDVHVLVAGKAARAAADQAAKLSGVSKVLLAESDALANNLAEPLADLIVSLAGSYDTIVSAATSVGKTVLPRVAALLDVAQVSEIIEVVSADTFKRPIYAGNAIQTVQASDARKVITVRTASFASAAEGGSASVEAIPAVSDPGLSRFVSDALSASERPELTSAKVIISGGRALGSAEKFKEVILPVADKLGAAVGASRAAVDAGYAPNDWQVGQTGKVVAPDLYIACGISGAIQHLAGMKDSKVIVAINKDEEAPIFQVADYGLVADLFEALPELQKAL; from the coding sequence ATGACCATTCTTCTTCTGGCCGACCATGACGGCAATCACCTTTCCGACCAGACCGCCAAGGCGCTGACGGCGGCAAGCCAGATCGGCTCCGACGTGCATGTGCTGGTTGCCGGCAAGGCTGCCAGGGCTGCGGCCGATCAGGCGGCAAAACTCTCCGGCGTCTCCAAGGTGCTGCTCGCCGAAAGCGACGCGCTTGCCAACAATCTCGCCGAACCGCTGGCCGACCTGATCGTCTCGCTCGCCGGCTCCTACGACACGATCGTCTCGGCCGCCACTTCGGTCGGCAAGACGGTGCTGCCGCGGGTGGCCGCCCTTCTCGACGTCGCCCAGGTCTCGGAGATCATCGAGGTCGTTTCCGCCGACACCTTCAAGCGGCCGATCTATGCCGGCAACGCCATCCAGACGGTGCAGGCCAGCGATGCCAGGAAGGTGATCACCGTGCGCACCGCCTCGTTTGCTTCCGCGGCTGAAGGCGGCTCTGCCTCTGTCGAGGCGATCCCGGCGGTCTCCGATCCGGGGCTGTCGCGTTTCGTCTCCGATGCGCTGTCGGCCTCGGAACGGCCGGAACTGACCTCGGCCAAGGTCATCATCTCCGGCGGTCGGGCGCTCGGCTCGGCCGAGAAGTTCAAGGAAGTCATCCTGCCGGTTGCCGACAAGCTCGGCGCCGCCGTCGGCGCATCCCGTGCCGCCGTCGATGCCGGTTATGCCCCGAACGACTGGCAGGTCGGTCAGACCGGCAAGGTGGTGGCGCCCGATCTCTATATCGCCTGCGGCATCTCCGGCGCCATCCAGCATCTCGCCGGCATGAAGGATAGTAAGGTGATCGTCGCCATCAACAAGGACGAGGAGGCGCCGATCTTCCAGGTCGCCGACTATGGCCTCGTCGCCGATCTCTTCGAAGCACTGCCGGAATTGCAAAAGGCGCTCTGA